One Desmodus rotundus isolate HL8 chromosome 10, HLdesRot8A.1, whole genome shotgun sequence genomic window, tataaaagtaaaagtaatcgATGACTTTTAAAATCAATCCAGACTGTCCAAAGCAACATAAAgtacaaaatgaaaggtttttatgCCCCCCATGTAATTCCTTGTCTTTGCAGCATTGTGTTTCTTGGACAGACACGTAACGTGAAAGGAAggtaaagtcacattctgagaaatgtaaaGCTGTCATTTATGCAGGATGATGTGTAGACCGTAAGGCCTTTGTCCTGGAGTGAAACTTATACGCACTTCCAATGGCGAGAGAGCCAGAATTTTGTTACTGATAAGTGCATAATTGGTATCAACCTTGGATTTGGCAGTTGGACAAATGAGGCTCCACCATGTACCAGCCAGGAGTCCTTGAGCAAGTCAATCTTTCGAAGCCTGTCTCCCCTGTGAAAAAGGAAGTAATGAGGGTCTTACAAGATTAGCGCGTGATTTCATGGATGCGCACTGCCTGGTGCatcataaatgttaaaaaattcttATCTATTACTATTATTAGTTTTATTAGCTCTTTACCCACCCCCAATCTTAAACACACCTTGGAAATGAGCCACTTTGGAGATAGTCTAAAGAAGACAATAAATAGTTGCTAGACAACAATATCAATAATTCACCAAAGTAGAGGCATATATGGAAAAGCTAAGGAAGGATGAAAGCCAGAGAGAAGCAGCTGCTACTCTTCCAGTCTCTCTGGAAAACAACCGACACTTTCCCTAGCTCAACGTTCTCAAATTTGGTTGCACACACTAGggaccttttaaaaattctgaagtcCAGGCCACGTCCCAGACCAATCAAAGCACAACCTCTGGGGGTGGGACTCAGGgatcagtaatttttaaagatcCCTAAGTAACTCCACTGTGCAGAGAAGTTTGAAAAGAATTGCCCTAGAACCTGCCAGTCTATCAAGTAGCACACTGACGAAGCAGAGTGTTGTTCTGGTGTTTACCGAACCAGGAGTCATCCTTACTGAACcagccaagtttttaaaaattctgtgataTTATTTCCCATCcttaaaatattacatagaaTATCTCCAGAAGAGCATTGTAGGGGAGACAGGAGATGACATTTCAGTCATCTAAAGGGACAATCTTCCTAAACCACTAGCTACCAGGCAGCTATTCTTGAAAAATCTAGAGCTGGGCAGTGGGTACGGGGTCTCTTTGAGGGCTGGCAAAAATGTTCCATAGTTAGAATGTGGTAATGGTTGCATTGATTTAGTATATGTGAATGCAAGGATTATTAAGGCTTTATGATGCTCTAATTCTAGTAATACAGACTGTGTGCCTGTTTGTTTGGGTGTGAACTTGCAAATATAAGAGGTTGAGACCTATAAGAAGTCTAATTCTTGGATATTAAAAGCATCAATAAAGGTCCAGTTCATGGCTATAGAGATGACAAACTGgtagaaaaatcatttaagaTGTTCTAgaatgagttttctttcttccagccagactccagaggcaggagtggggggTATCCTAGTTCTGCACATACTAGTTGTTTAGCTGTAGACAAGTCTCTTAGCCTCTCTGAActccagtgtcctcatctgtaaaataaaggtaataCCTCCTTTCAAAATTTTTGAGAGTGCAAAGTAGTGCATATAAGGTGTCTGTACTCAACATGAAGTAGTCATATAAAGcacaagtactcaataaatagttgctaAATGATAATATCAATAAGTCACCATTTGTTGGTCACCCCTTCATGCCAGACGCTGTAAGAGGTGAAAGACACAGTCCTGCCATTGCGGCACACAGAGCACCATAGGACACGGACGTGCACAAAGTGATTGTACAAGAAACTgtgagcaaagagaaagaaacacctaAGCCAGCCTGGGGAAATCAGGAGGACCTCACAGAGGTGGTAATGCTTGAGCTAAGAAGTAAAGATTGAGTAGTACTTTGTTTTGTTAACTagtaaagggggaagagggggtggagaggggatcTTGCAGGAAATTCCATGCTGAGGAATACTGATATTACATCACCGCTGAACTTTAAACTACATTTGTAAAGCACGTACAGGAGATAAATTGAAGCAAGTAAGCGGGAGTCAGATCTTGAATTACCTTTGGGCCAGACCAAGGAGTTTTTACTGTAGTCTGTATCGCTGATAGTCCTTGCAGAATTCTGAACTGACATATGTATGATGTCATCTGAGGgtttttgcttgcttgctttagAAATGTTATTCTTTCAGTCATGAGTGAGATGGATTGGGGATATTGAGACTGAAGACAAGGAGAGCCGTTAGAAGGCTATTACGATATTTGAGGAGAAAACTGATAAATGCTTGAACCACCACAGTGTCAGGACAGATGGAGGGAGATGACTGTAGTAAAATCGTTAGGACTTGTTGATTGACATAGTGTCGGTAATCAGGGAGAGGAAGAGTCAAGGatgactctcccctcccctcccccatttggACTGAGGCAGCTGGATGGATGATGGTGTCCTCACTGAAGTGAGTCCTGGCATAAACACCTAGTAGGTCAGACCGACTTACAGCTCCATCATTCCCGTGGGAGGAGGTTTAGGTGCTTTTGTAAAAGAACACAGAAAGCAGATCCCTCCCTTTGAGACCAGAATGTTGGTTGTGGATTTCACCATAGTCCAAGGATATTCCTGAGGATCAAGGGTTTGGGAAGAAAATCTAGAGAGGATAAGAAACCCAGCTTTTGCTACTGGTTTTGGCATCCAGTGGTAACCTAGGTGAGGATTTGAGAAAGTTCAGAAATATGTCCAGATCAGGttgaatttttctttgtgttctggTGTTTTGGTCACTCAGATTACAGTTTGCAGGAACCTACAGCGTGAACGAGCCGTGTTTCTGGGTTGGCGCAAGGTGGTGGCCAGGCTCCTGGGAGGgtctgggtgtgggtggggatggggtgagaTCAAGTCTGCAGCTCCAAgaagccctcccccccccccccccccccccggggctaAGTGAAAAGCTTGCTCTTTTGAAACAGTCTCTGCTGGTAATTAACAACATATCAAGCATACCGGGGTGTCAAATAAAAGGGATTTGTAGGCACAGTGCTGTTGGCGGCTTGATCTCAATCATTCACGGGAGCTATTAAATCTGTGAACATTAGCATTCTGCCAGGTAATGAGATCTAGTCCCTAGCACCTCCCAGATGCAGCTGATTCTTTGCTGATTTGGAACATCTCCCTCTCCTGGCTCCCTCCACTCTGCTTCTTCGCCTTCCACACTGTCCTTGAAATCAATGAATGGTAATTTAGTGTATCACTAGCAAGCCTCTGAATAAAAGAGGCTTGGTTTCCACTGCGCCTCCTGTTACAACAGAAATGTGTACTGCATACATTTAATTGGTTACATTTATGTGTAAGCCTTTTCTGCAAAGAGGTGGGTACGTTTCTGAATAGTCTGAGAAAGGCAGTGTTGTGTGTATGTGGCAGTGCTTCTAATTAGCTGTTGCTTTAATACAGTTGGACTGAGGCACAAGCCACTCGTTTAGAGTACGGGTGGGTGACAACACCGGCTTGAACCAAGTGCCCAGTCTCAGATGGCTACTcctccctgggctgcaggtcGCTAAGGCTCTGGCTGTAGCTGTTTTCCCCGCGGAAAAGGGGCGGGGGAGTTGGTGTGTtcgagagagagaaaaaaaacccacaacacaTATATGTTGTCCTCCTCTCCATAGAGGTAATAATAACCCGTAGAAAGAAATGCTGTTGAACGGGAAGAAGGCGAAAAGataggtgtttttttgttttgggtttttaattttttattttttttctccaatgcTGCGACGCATTAACCCTGCTGCTATTGGGATGTTCTCCGCTCAGCCTATTGGCTGAGCCCAGGAGCTGCTGTCTGCCAATCGGGTGGTGGAAGGCAGACAAATCTACCCCGCCACCAGCAAAAAAACGGCGCGTAACCCTTGCGGCGCCGGCCCAGCCGCGCCAGAACTGGCGCGGGCAAAGGGAGATAGGTGTCTCCAGCTGCTGTGGCCGTTTGGGGCGGGTCGGCTTCTTCTGCTTCTCAGGACCAGGTAGAGAGCTAGCGGGCGACAGCAATGCTCCGCAAGGTGAGAGGCTGGGTAGAAATCTGCCCGGGGGCTACCCTTTTGTTCCTCTTTTGCTACCTGGGTTACGTTTGTGGGCAGATCCGCTACCCGGTCCCAGAGGAGTCACAGGAGGGGACTTTTGTAGGGAATGTCGCCCAAGATTTCCTGCTGGATACAGAGAGTCTGTCAGCTCGCAGGCTGCAGGTCGCTGGAGAGGTGAACCAAAGACACTTCCGTGTGGATTTGGACAGCGGAGCCCTGCTCATCAAGAATCCAATCGATCGAGAGGCACTGTGTGGGCTCAGCGCCAGTTGCATCGTGCCCCTGGAGTTTGTAACCGAAGGGCCTTTGGAAATGTACCGGGCGGAGGTAGAGATTGTGGATGTGAATGATCACGCCCCCCGATTTCCTCGGCAGCAGCTGGACTTGGAAATTGGGGAGGCAGCTCCTCCAGGACAGCGTTTCCCCTTGGAAAAGGCTCAGGATGCAGATGTGGGGACTAACTCCATCAGTAGCTATAGACTAAGCTCCAATGAACACTTTGCACTGGATGTCAAGAAGCGCAGCGACGGCAGCCTGGTCCCAGAGCTGCTCCTGGAGAAGCCTTTGGATCGCGAGAAGCAGTCAGACTACCGCCTGGTGCTGACCGCTGTGGATGGAGGTAACCCTCCAAGATCTGGCACGGCAGAGCTCCGGGTATCAGTGCTGGACGTGAACGACAACGCCCCAGCCTTCCAGCAATCCAGCTACAGGATCAGCGTGCTGGAGAGTGCTCCGGCGGGCATGCTGCTCATCCAGCTCAATGCCTCTGACCCGGACCTGGGTCCCAGTGGTAACGTCACCTTTTCTTTCAGTGGTCACACCCCTGATCGTGTGAGAAACCTCTTTAGCCTGCACCCCACTACTGGAAAGCTTACCCTCCAGGGGCCCCTAGACTTTGAGAATGAGAATTACTATGAATTTGATGTTCGGGCTCGTGATGGGGGTTCTCCAGCCATGGAGCAACATTGCAGCCTTCGAGTGGATCTCCTGGATGTAAATGACAATGCCCCCCACATCACGGTGACCTCAGAGCTTGGGACTCTCCCAGAGAGCGCAGAACCTGGCACTGTGGTGGCACTCATCAGTGTGCAGGACCCCGACTCGGGGTCGAACGGAGATGTGAGCCTCCGCATTCCTGACCACCTGCCCTTCGCGCTCAAGTCTGCCTTCAGGAACCAGTTCTCCCTGGTGACTGCTGGGCCCTTGGACAGAGAGGCCAAATCCAGCTATGACATCATGGTCACTGCTTCTGATGCTGGGAACCCTCCTCTGAGTACCCAAAGGACTATTTTCCTCAATATTTCAGACGTGAATGATAACCCACCTTCTTTCTTCCAGAGGTCACATGAGGTGTTTGTTCCTGAGAACAATCGCCCAGGGGACCTGCTTTGCTCCCTTGCAGCCTCTGATCCAGACTCTGGCTTGAACGCGCTCATCTCTTACTCTCTCCTAGAGCCCAGAAATCGAGATGTGTCAGCTTCCTCCTTCATCTCTCTGAACCCCCAGACGGGAGCCGTGCATGCTACTCGATCCTTTGACTATGAGCAAACACAGACCCTGCAGTTTGAGGTGCAGGCTCGGGACCGGGGCAACCCCCCCCTCAGTAGCACTGTGACAGTTCGCCTGTTCGTGCTGGACCTCAATGACAATGCCCCAGCTGTGCTCCGCCCGAGGGCCCGGCCTGGTTCCTTATGTCCCCAAGCACTGCCCCCATCAGTTGGTGCTGGTCACCTAGTCACAAAAGTGACTGCTGTGGACTTGGATTCAGGTTACAATGCTTGGGTTTCTTATCAGCTCCTGGAGGCCCCAGATCCCAGCCTATTTGCAGTCTCCCGCTATGCTGGGGAGGTGCGGACAGCTGTTCCCATTCCAGCTGATCTCCCGCCACAGAAGCTGGTCATTGTGGTAAAGGACAGTGGCACCCCACCACTCTCCACTTCCGTTACTCTCCTAGTGTCCTTGGAGGAAGACACTCATCCGGTTGTCCCTGATCTTCGAGAATCTTCAGCTCCAAGGGAAGGAGAATCCCGCCTGACCCTCTACTTGGCTGTATCACTAGTGGCAATTTGCTTTGTCTCCTTTGGCTCATTCGTGGCACTGCTCTCTAAGTGTCTGCGTGGGGCTGCCTGTGGAGTGACCTGCTTTCCTGCTGGCACCTGTGCGTGTCTCACTCGATCTCGAAGGAGGGAGGGGCTTCCTCCTTCCAATGGGATCCTCCGAATCCAGCTAGGGTCAGATGATCCTATCAAGTTTGTTGATGTGGGCGGCCACTCTCACGGCTGTACACCCTTGGCTTCTGCACCCACTCGGAGCGATAGCTTCATGATGGTGAAGTCACCCAGTGCACCTATGGCAGGGGAGCCTGTTCGCCCAAGCTGCCCGCCCTCTGATCTTCTCTATGGGCTAGAGGTGAGATCTTCACAGGCTCAGCCAATGCTTGAGGGTTATTCTAATCCAGGCATGTGGCTGGGCCGAGTCCCAGAGAGTACTGGCCTCTCGGTGACAGCCTGTAGTGATGTCACCATTTTTGTGAATGGTAACTCTATGACAGATGCTGTGCTTTGGAAGTGTTTTGTGAATTAATCAGGAAGTTGTCACAGGTTAGGACTTGGGTTTGGGTTATGCCCTTACCTGAGAGTAAGAAATGAAAGCAAGTGTCAAGAGCCAGGGTACTATGGAAGCATGCTGCCGGAATGTGGGAGCACAGAAGGGCACAGCACACTGAGGCAGGGTGCACCAGACAGTCACCTAAACCCAGGTGGCTGCTTTCTCTACTCTTCCTGAATGAGGGGGCCAGACGCTGGACTACCTTAACTCTAGGTTACGGTTTCCCAGTGACCGGAGGGAAGCTACTGTCTCTGCTGTGCAGTATCAAGTGCTCCCTGCCCCACGGCGCGGGGACTCTGCCGGAGACAGAAGAGAGCACAAAGAGGAGAGTCTAGGGAGCAGAGGCAGCAAGGCGGGAGGAGAGACCTGCCAGACAATATCTTCAGGACTCCCAATCAAGTCCCCACTGGGATTTGAGCTAGACACAGTAGGTAGGGGGCAGGAGAGCATTACCTCTTAGggaaaaagcaataaatgaaatCACGTAATGCCAGAAATctggtttacagatgaggaattcATGGAGATAGctacatggggcgggggtgggggtggtctcTAAGTAgagttcttctgaattggtgaaACCATAAAGCCTAGAGGCCATGCCTAGTTCCTGGTCGCCCTCCTGGGTGACCTGGACCAGTCCCAGGAATGCTTCCCCTGCCAGAAGCTGTGATGCTCGTCTCGCCGCCCAGGGCCGGCATCTCGGGAAAGCTGAGTCCTAGAGTCACCAGCTGCCACTGAGACCCCTTAAAGCACTGCTGGAGAGTCAGAGCAAGGTTCTACGTAACCCTAACCaatctcttttctcattttagcaGCATTGGcaggatgggggttggggggggggaacACGTGGGCTTTGCCTCCCCCAGAAGGACAAACTTTTGTT contains:
- the LOC112318016 gene encoding protocadherin gamma-C4 isoform X3, with amino-acid sequence MLRKVRGWVEICPGATLLFLFCYLGYVCGQIRYPVPEESQEGTFVGNVAQDFLLDTESLSARRLQVAGEVNQRHFRVDLDSGALLIKNPIDREALCGLSASCIVPLEFVTEGPLEMYRAEVEIVDVNDHAPRFPRQQLDLEIGEAAPPGQRFPLEKAQDADVGTNSISSYRLSSNEHFALDVKKRSDGSLVPELLLEKPLDREKQSDYRLVLTAVDGGNPPRSGTAELRVSVLDVNDNAPAFQQSSYRISVLESAPAGMLLIQLNASDPDLGPSGNVTFSFSGHTPDRVRNLFSLHPTTGKLTLQGPLDFENENYYEFDVRARDGGSPAMEQHCSLRVDLLDVNDNAPHITVTSELGTLPESAEPGTVVALISVQDPDSGSNGDVSLRIPDHLPFALKSAFRNQFSLVTAGPLDREAKSSYDIMVTASDAGNPPLSTQRTIFLNISDVNDNPPSFFQRSHEVFVPENNRPGDLLCSLAASDPDSGLNALISYSLLEPRNRDVSASSFISLNPQTGAVHATRSFDYEQTQTLQFEVQARDRGNPPLSSTVTVRLFVLDLNDNAPAVLRPRARPGSLCPQALPPSVGAGHLVTKVTAVDLDSGYNAWVSYQLLEAPDPSLFAVSRYAGEVRTAVPIPADLPPQKLVIVVKDSGTPPLSTSVTLLVSLEEDTHPVVPDLRESSAPREGESRLTLYLAVSLVAICFVSFGSFVALLSKCLRGAACGVTCFPAGTCACLTRSRRREGLPPSNGILRIQLGSDDPIKFVDVGGHSHGCTPLASAPTRSDSFMMVKSPSAPMAGEPVRPSCPPSDLLYGLEQAPPNTDWRFSQAQRPGTSGSQNGDETGTWPNNQFDTEMLQAMILASASEAADGSSTLGGGAGTMGLSARYGPQFTLQHVPDYRQNVYIPGSNATLTNAAGKRDGKAPAGGNGNKKKSGKKEKK